The genomic segment CGGTGGCCGCTTCGGCGAAGTACGCCAGCCGCTCGACGGCAGGCAGGCCCGCGCCGCGCTCCAGCCGGGTCGGAAAGGTCTCGCACAGCACCCGCGCCCCGCATGCCTGGCCGAGTCTGACCGCGGCGGACAACCCTTCGACACCGGTGGCATCGCCGCCGACCATGATCACGCATCGCTCACCGGAGCGCAGCGCCGACTCGATCTGCTCAGAGTTGAACTGGATCGCACTCGGTTGTGCCGCAGCCTCTTTCACCGGGGACGCCCCTTCGTCCCATGAGACGTCGGCGGGCAGGATCAGCGTGGCGATGTGCTTGTGGGCGCGGGCAGTCGCGATGGCCTCGGCGGTGTCGGCTGCCACGTCGGCGACGGCCATCGTGCGCCGGACCCAGCCCGACACCGTTTGAGCCACCGAGTCGATATCGGATTCCAGCGGCGCGTCGTACTGCTTGTGATAGGTCGCGTGGTCGCCGACGACCACGACCGCCGGTACGTGCGCCCGTCGTGCGTTGTGCAGGTTGGCCAGGCCGTTGCCCAGTCCGGGGCCGAGGTGCAGCAGGACGGCGGCGGGCTCCCCCGCGATGCGCGCGTACCCGTCGGCCGCACCCGTGGCCACTCCCTCGAAAAGGGTCAGCACGCCCCGCATTTGGGGCACGGCGTCCAGCGCGGCGACGAAGTGCATCTCCGACGTGCCCGGGTTGGCGAAACACACCCGCACACCGTGGTCGACCAACGTCGAGATCAGTGCCTGTGCGCCATTCATGCGGCGAGATCCCCGAGTTTGGTGAAGACCCGCGCGGCGTTGTCGTGCAGATACGCCGAGCGGGCCGACTCGGGCAGCTCGAGTTCGTCGAGGCCGTCCAGCGCGTGGGCGTGTCCGATCATCGGATAGTTGGTGCCGAACAACACTTTTCGCGCACCGGTACCTGTCTTCATAAAGCTCACGAGCTCCTTCGGTAGCCGCCGGGAGGTGTAGGCCGAGGTGTCGATGTAGACATTCTCGTGCTTGCGGCAGACCGCGACCATCTCCTCGGTCCACGGATACCCGACATGTCCGCAGACGATGGTGAGTTCGGGGAAGTCCAAGGCGATTTCATCGATGTAGGGAATCGGGCGGCCCGTTTCCGAGGATCGCAAGGGACCCGTATGCCCCACCTGGGTACAGAACGGCACGCCGAGTTCGACGCATTCGGCGAACAGGGGGTAATAGCGCCGATCGGTCGGCGGTGCGCCCCACAGCCACGGCACGACCCGCAGGCCCACGAAGCCCTCGTAACGCACCCGTCGGCGCAGTTCGCGGACCGCGATCATCGGTCGGTCGAGATCCACGGTTGCCAGCCCCGCGAGCCGCGTCGGGTACTGGCGAATCCACTGGGCGACCTCGTCGTTGGACACCAGGTCCTGGCCGTGCGGACCGCGCCAGGCACTCAGCAGGCCGACATCGACACCGGCGGCGTCCATCGATTGGACGGTCAGGTCAATCGGCAGATCACCCTCGGGGATCTGCCCGCCGGTCCAGCGGCGCAGCGAGGCAAGGAAGTCGCTGGCCAGGAACCGCGCAGTGGGATGCTGCATCCACACGTCGATCGTCATCGCGTTCGACTGTAGACGCGCACACTGCTCAGCTGTCGCGGATCGTGTCCAGTTTCCGCGTAGCGGCCTCGAACCCGCTGACCAGTTCGGCGATGATGTCGGCGACCGGGCGGATCTCATTCATCCGGCCGACGATCTGGCCGACCGGCATCGCGACGGTCGTCGGATCCGCCGACGCGCTCATCCGCTGATGTGCCTCGCTCACGAGGACGTTCTGCAGTGGCATCGGCAGCGGCTCGGGTGCGCCCTCGGCATCCCAGGCGTCGGTCCAACGGCTCTTGAGCAGTCGGGCCGGCTTGCCGGAATAGATCCGCCGGCGCACGGTGTCGGCGGACGTCGCCCCCAGCAGCGCCTGCTGGATCACCGACGGTCCCTCGCCGCTGCGTACGCCGAGGTCGTACTCCTCGGCGGTCAAGAACGCCGACCCCATCCAAACACCCTGTGCGCCAAGGGCCAGCGCCGCCGCCACCTGCCTACCGGTGCCGATTCCGCCGGCGGCCAGCACGGCGGCCCGATCCGAAACCGCATCGACAATCTCCGGCCAAAGCACCATCGAACCGATCTCGCCGGTGTGCCCACCCGCTTCGTGCCCCTGCGCGATCACGATGTCGACACCGTTGTCGGCATGGCGTTGGGCGTGCTTGGCCGAACCGGCCAGGGCCGCCACCGGAACGCCGGCGGCATGTGCTTCGTCGATGACGTCCTTGGGCGGCGATCCCAGCGCGTTGGCGATCAGCTTGATCGGATGCCGCAGCGCGACCTCGACGTGACTGCGCGCGATGGAGTGCAGCCAGCCCAGCGTCCCCTGGCTACGAGCGGCGTCGTCGGGAAGCGGCGGCACACCCAGGTCGGCCAGCGTCTTGGCGACGAAGTCCCGATGCGTCTGCGGCACCAGCTTGTCGATGTCCACGGCGGTGCCCTCGGTGGGCACCTTCGCGGGCATCACGACGTCGACGCCGTAGGGCTTACCGTCGGTGTTCTGATCCATCCATTGCAGGACGGCTTCCAGGTCGTCGGGATCGTTGAACCGCACGCACCCCAGGACACCCATGCCGCCGGCGCGGCTGACCGCGGCGGCGACCTTCTCCGACGGGGTGAAAACGAAGATCGGGTACTGGATGCCGAACCGATCGCAGAGCTCGGTATGCATCAGCTGGCAGCTCCCGCGTGCTTGGCGTGGACCTCGTCGGCCGGGCGGAGTTCGGTCTGGTCCTTGGCCCACTTGTAGTCCGGCTTACCGGCCGGCGAGCGCTTTACCTCGTCGACGATCCAGAGGCTGCGCGGCACCTTGTAACCGGCAATCTCCTTGCGCACGAACGTGTCCAGGTCAGCCAGCGTGGGCCGGGCGCCCTTGCGGGGAGCGACGACCGCGGCGACATGGTTGCCGAAGCGGGGATCGGGCACACCGACCACCAGGGCGTCGAACACGTCGGGATGGCCCTTGAGCGCGGCCTCGACCTCTTCGGGGTAGATCTTCTCGCCGCCGCTGTTAATCGACACCGAGCCGCGGCCCAGCATGACCACGGTGCCGTCCGCCTCGACCTCGGCGTAGTCGCCGGGAATCGCGTAGCGCACGCCGTTGTAGGTCTTGAAGGTCTCGGCGGTCTTCTTCTCGTCCTTGTAGTAGCCGACCGGGATGTTGCCCTTCTTCGCGATCACGCCGCGGACCCCGGAACCTGGTTTGACTTCGTTGCCGTCCTCGTCGAGCACGACGGTGCGATGGTCGATCGTCACCCGCGGGCCGCCCATGTGGTGCTCGCCCTTGGCGACGATGCTGGTTCCGCCGAAGCCGGTCTCCGACGAGCCGATCGAGTCGGTGATCACCCGGTTGGGCAGCAGTTCGAGCAGCTTCTCCTTGAGGCTGGTGGAGAACAGCGCGGCGGTGCTGGCGAGCAGGAACAGCGAGGAGAGGTCGTAATCCTTGCCGCTGTCCAG from the Mycolicibacterium crocinum genome contains:
- a CDS encoding amidohydrolase family protein, encoding MTIDVWMQHPTARFLASDFLASLRRWTGGQIPEGDLPIDLTVQSMDAAGVDVGLLSAWRGPHGQDLVSNDEVAQWIRQYPTRLAGLATVDLDRPMIAVRELRRRVRYEGFVGLRVVPWLWGAPPTDRRYYPLFAECVELGVPFCTQVGHTGPLRSSETGRPIPYIDEIALDFPELTIVCGHVGYPWTEEMVAVCRKHENVYIDTSAYTSRRLPKELVSFMKTGTGARKVLFGTNYPMIGHAHALDGLDELELPESARSAYLHDNAARVFTKLGDLAA
- a CDS encoding NAD(P)H-dependent flavin oxidoreductase: MHTELCDRFGIQYPIFVFTPSEKVAAAVSRAGGMGVLGCVRFNDPDDLEAVLQWMDQNTDGKPYGVDVVMPAKVPTEGTAVDIDKLVPQTHRDFVAKTLADLGVPPLPDDAARSQGTLGWLHSIARSHVEVALRHPIKLIANALGSPPKDVIDEAHAAGVPVAALAGSAKHAQRHADNGVDIVIAQGHEAGGHTGEIGSMVLWPEIVDAVSDRAAVLAAGGIGTGRQVAAALALGAQGVWMGSAFLTAEEYDLGVRSGEGPSVIQQALLGATSADTVRRRIYSGKPARLLKSRWTDAWDAEGAPEPLPMPLQNVLVSEAHQRMSASADPTTVAMPVGQIVGRMNEIRPVADIIAELVSGFEAATRKLDTIRDS